The following are from one region of the Paenibacillus bovis genome:
- a CDS encoding general stress protein codes for MDKKIVGVFETEREASKAIEELKAQGFTTDEISVITKDKEDMRAITDETDTKAPEGVAAGATTGGILGGTAGLLAGLGALAIPGIGPILAAGPIAATITGAAVGAGAGGLVGGLVGMGIPEDEANEYEGYVNEGKILVLVDEDDRYDHAYGVFRNNRSLNESRYRTRDDGQAIDSTTTGTTMNASATSQRETRTEDDPNESEVRSDVTPKDTNNDSQGSDNKLTSYSNGGYGV; via the coding sequence ATGGACAAGAAAATTGTGGGTGTATTCGAAACGGAACGCGAAGCATCTAAAGCGATAGAAGAGCTGAAAGCACAGGGATTCACTACAGATGAAATCTCGGTTATTACCAAGGATAAAGAAGATATGCGTGCCATCACGGACGAGACCGATACCAAAGCACCCGAAGGTGTAGCTGCAGGCGCAACTACAGGCGGTATTCTCGGTGGTACGGCAGGTTTGCTCGCCGGACTGGGCGCATTGGCTATTCCGGGTATCGGACCGATTCTGGCAGCCGGACCTATCGCAGCGACAATTACGGGAGCTGCTGTAGGCGCAGGTGCAGGCGGATTGGTAGGTGGTCTGGTAGGCATGGGTATTCCTGAAGACGAAGCCAACGAGTATGAAGGCTACGTAAATGAAGGTAAAATTCTGGTGCTGGTAGATGAAGATGATCGCTATGATCATGCTTACGGAGTATTCCGGAACAACCGCTCACTGAACGAATCCAGATACCGTACACGTGACGACGGACAAGCAATTGATTCGACTACGACTGGCACAACAATGAATGCTTCAGCAACAAGTCAAAGAGAGACTCGTACCGAAGATGATCCGAATGAGTCGGAAGTTCGCAGCGATGTTACTCCAAAAGATACCAATAATGATAGTCAGGGCTCGGATAACAAACTGACTTCTTACTCTAATGGTGGATACGGCGTCTAA
- a CDS encoding acyltransferase, with amino-acid sequence MIQKQRLGEIEILRGMAFAAVVLQHSIAHYSVVPEVTAGDGVRLTLMLLAAKFAVPAFIFITGLVLFYNYDGVISYSSFIRKRFKDIIVPYLLWSLLYAGLNGTYARPVIEWLPDVTRYWYTGKSSYHLWYIVMIIPMYLLFPFLRTMVRKAVQWTSQRQYALWLLPLILFAGYELILFLRPWLSDLAEAWQIPVLTPYFTTYADRNIVYYLYYFFLGALAGLHINSFLGMLQRVKFPILLLCGLFVLYYTGLVTGGFPADASYGRRFIGLALLQPLMAVFLTASVLLVYQLALGITRSENSRHRQWWITISRYSYGGYLAHALMLRITYEFDDWIMAGWDITIRTIITALITLGLSILLTYLLSRVPYGAWLTGIPYRKIPKST; translated from the coding sequence ATGATACAAAAACAAAGACTTGGAGAAATTGAGATTTTGCGTGGCATGGCTTTTGCCGCCGTTGTGCTGCAGCACTCGATCGCTCATTACTCCGTCGTGCCTGAAGTGACGGCGGGAGATGGTGTCAGACTTACACTGATGCTATTAGCGGCCAAATTTGCGGTACCGGCCTTTATCTTTATCACTGGGCTGGTGCTTTTTTATAACTATGACGGGGTGATATCCTACAGCTCTTTTATCCGCAAACGGTTTAAAGATATTATTGTGCCCTATTTATTGTGGTCACTGCTTTATGCCGGGCTGAATGGAACTTATGCCAGACCGGTTATAGAATGGCTGCCGGATGTTACCCGGTACTGGTATACTGGCAAGTCCAGCTACCATCTCTGGTATATTGTCATGATTATACCTATGTATCTGCTGTTTCCTTTTCTGCGTACGATGGTACGAAAAGCGGTACAGTGGACGAGTCAACGGCAATATGCGTTATGGCTACTGCCCTTGATCCTGTTTGCGGGTTATGAGCTGATTTTGTTTCTACGGCCTTGGCTATCGGACTTGGCGGAAGCTTGGCAAATCCCGGTATTGACTCCGTACTTTACTACGTATGCAGACCGGAATATTGTATACTATCTGTATTATTTCTTTCTAGGAGCGTTAGCCGGTCTACATATTAATAGTTTCCTGGGTATGCTGCAACGGGTCAAATTCCCGATATTGCTGCTATGCGGGTTATTTGTACTGTATTACACAGGGCTGGTCACTGGGGGATTTCCGGCAGATGCCTCTTATGGCAGACGATTTATTGGACTTGCGCTGCTGCAGCCGTTGATGGCTGTGTTTCTGACGGCATCTGTGCTGCTGGTCTATCAGCTGGCTCTCGGCATTACCCGATCAGAGAACAGCAGACATCGTCAATGGTGGATCACAATCAGCAGGTATTCCTATGGCGGTTATCTGGCTCATGCCCTGATGCTGAGAATTACGTATGAATTCGATGATTGGATCATGGCAGGATGGGATATCACGATACGTACAATAATTACAGCCCTTATTACTCTGGGCTTATCCATTTTGCTGACCTATCTGCTATCCCGTGTTCCTTACGGTGCCTGGCTCACTGGAATTCCATACCGTAAAATTCCCAAATCAACTTAG
- a CDS encoding helix-turn-helix transcriptional regulator, translated as MAFMIAQRAFIKLYLITMVEEHRGYGYEMLENMKERFKSFGYSPPQSEIYRALHELVHEGVFYRTKQLKGNDPKVDFQEIVIYHFTDDGREKAKLYKKQVKTDLDRCIGMLTKAEADNYN; from the coding sequence ATGGCATTTATGATCGCCCAGCGCGCCTTTATCAAATTATATCTGATTACGATGGTCGAAGAGCACCGCGGCTACGGATACGAAATGCTGGAGAACATGAAAGAACGTTTTAAATCATTCGGCTATTCTCCACCACAGAGCGAGATTTATCGTGCACTACATGAACTGGTGCATGAAGGTGTTTTTTATCGGACCAAGCAGTTAAAAGGTAACGATCCCAAGGTTGATTTTCAGGAGATTGTTATTTATCATTTTACAGACGATGGCCGTGAAAAAGCCAAGCTCTACAAAAAACAGGTTAAAACCGATCTCGATCGTTGTATAGGGATGCTGACTAAGGCGGAAGCGGATAATTATAACTGA
- a CDS encoding Gfo/Idh/MocA family protein — protein MTERKLKWGIISTAEIAVSAIIPALKESLRNEVLAISSRDAEVAKHVAAHCEIPRSYGSYEALLTDPDIDAVYIPLPNHLHKEWTIRAAEAGKHVLCEKPAALDAADAAEMVDRCRKAGVTFAEGFMYRYHPKHDRVREIIQSGEIGVLRSMHGRFTSSNADDLDNVRYRRAMGGGSLYDLGVYPVSAARMYFGAEPTAVTVHAMFSAKHDHVDMMASGLMEFPDARSATFECGMWAYSSCALEIIGTKGRIKLPYAFRRDDIHGEPQITIYTDEGKREEYIEPANHFALQMDAFAASVLDGTPLPYSPEDAVRNTRVIAACLESARKGEKVRIV, from the coding sequence ATGACTGAACGTAAATTAAAGTGGGGAATCATCAGCACTGCGGAAATTGCTGTAAGCGCTATTATACCTGCCCTCAAAGAATCACTTCGTAATGAAGTACTGGCGATCTCCAGTCGTGACGCAGAAGTAGCCAAACATGTAGCGGCACACTGCGAGATTCCCAGATCATACGGCAGCTACGAGGCACTGCTGACAGATCCTGATATTGATGCGGTATATATTCCGCTACCGAATCATCTGCATAAAGAATGGACAATCAGAGCAGCAGAAGCAGGCAAGCATGTATTATGCGAAAAGCCTGCTGCGCTTGATGCAGCAGATGCTGCCGAGATGGTTGACCGCTGTCGCAAGGCAGGTGTTACTTTTGCCGAGGGATTTATGTACCGTTATCATCCCAAGCATGACCGGGTAAGAGAAATTATTCAATCAGGAGAAATTGGTGTACTGCGCAGTATGCATGGACGCTTTACTTCAAGTAATGCAGATGATCTGGATAATGTGCGGTACCGGAGGGCTATGGGTGGAGGCTCGTTATATGATCTGGGAGTCTATCCTGTATCTGCAGCCCGAATGTACTTTGGAGCCGAGCCTACCGCGGTGACCGTACATGCCATGTTCTCGGCCAAGCATGATCATGTGGATATGATGGCTTCGGGATTAATGGAATTCCCGGATGCCCGGTCTGCTACCTTTGAATGCGGCATGTGGGCATATTCGAGCTGTGCGCTGGAGATTATCGGCACTAAGGGAAGAATCAAGCTGCCGTATGCGTTTCGCCGTGATGATATTCATGGAGAGCCGCAGATTACTATTTATACTGATGAAGGTAAACGTGAAGAGTATATTGAGCCAGCCAATCATTTTGCACTTCAGATGGATGCTTTTGCTGCATCGGTATTAGACGGCACTCCATTACCCTACAGTCCCGAAGATGCAGTACGCAATACGAGAGTGATTGCTGCCTGTCTGGAATCGGCCCGTAAAGGTGAAAAAGTTCGTATTGTCTAA
- a CDS encoding aldose 1-epimerase: protein MSNHSSAYEQPYQGEPAVWLKYGPYEAAVLPGVGANLIAYRDTVKGYNFLREPQEAEMEEFRSSPGTHGIPVLFPPNRYEDGTFTWNGRRYSFPINEEATNNHLHGFLHTIVWDVVSYDANEYYSTVCLSVSIDDSHPVYQYWPHQFTVKLQYTLSEDGLQQQVMVRNEGNDPMPMMLAFHTAINAPFAPESIADDVTFRATYGQRRQMTERMLPTGEFQPLSSWEEQLKADGANPYGEVMDNHYTAAPQNGRNYAEIIDNRLGEKLVYDVGTGYKHWMIWNSEASGAFLCPEPQTNLVNAPNVDLPDEEKGFFSLKQGEIWEETSRLYLIQK, encoded by the coding sequence ATGTCCAATCATTCCAGTGCTTATGAACAACCCTATCAGGGAGAACCCGCAGTTTGGCTAAAATATGGCCCTTATGAAGCGGCTGTGCTGCCTGGAGTAGGAGCCAATCTGATCGCTTATCGCGATACGGTCAAAGGATACAATTTCCTGCGCGAACCTCAAGAGGCTGAAATGGAAGAATTCCGCTCAAGTCCCGGCACACACGGTATTCCGGTACTGTTCCCGCCAAACCGTTATGAAGATGGTACATTTACATGGAACGGACGAAGATACAGCTTCCCTATTAATGAAGAAGCAACCAATAATCATCTGCATGGTTTCCTGCATACGATTGTATGGGATGTGGTGTCTTATGATGCCAATGAATATTACAGCACAGTCTGCCTGAGCGTAAGTATTGATGATTCCCATCCAGTCTATCAATACTGGCCGCACCAGTTTACAGTGAAGCTGCAGTACACGCTGTCGGAAGACGGACTGCAGCAGCAGGTCATGGTACGTAATGAAGGCAATGATCCGATGCCGATGATGCTGGCGTTCCATACAGCTATCAATGCACCGTTTGCACCGGAAAGTATTGCCGATGACGTTACATTCCGTGCAACATACGGACAGCGCCGCCAGATGACCGAGCGTATGCTGCCTACAGGTGAATTCCAGCCTTTATCTTCCTGGGAAGAACAGCTCAAAGCAGACGGAGCCAATCCGTATGGCGAAGTGATGGACAATCACTATACAGCTGCTCCGCAAAATGGACGCAATTATGCCGAGATTATCGATAACCGTCTTGGAGAGAAGCTCGTTTATGATGTGGGTACCGGCTATAAACACTGGATGATCTGGAACAGCGAAGCTTCCGGTGCGTTCCTCTGTCCTGAACCACAGACCAACCTGGTTAATGCGCCGAATGTAGATCTGCCAGACGAAGAAAAAGGATTTTTCAGCCTCAAACAGGGAGAAATCTGGGAAGAGACATCCAGACTGTATCTGATTCAGAAATAA
- a CDS encoding metal ABC transporter ATP-binding protein: MLLASMQDIVFGYDREPVVNRLSMEIYSNEFMALSGPNGAAKTTSLKLLLGILKPWSGRVQINRNEKGKRPVIGYVPQQVASFNSGFPSTVFELVRSGCYMRLGLFKRFGDKQEALVRSSLEAVGMWELRDRKIGELSGGQKQRVCIARALAQEPDVLILDEPTTGMDLESRKGFYELMRHHVKQHGRTVVMVTHGLEEAEPYLDRMIRLEREEGGGWACLTTSSCSARFGPEE; encoded by the coding sequence TTGTTATTGGCTTCCATGCAGGATATAGTGTTTGGTTATGACCGGGAACCGGTAGTGAACCGGTTGTCGATGGAAATATACAGCAATGAATTTATGGCGCTTAGCGGACCCAATGGTGCTGCAAAGACGACATCGCTGAAGCTGCTGCTCGGTATATTGAAGCCCTGGAGTGGACGGGTACAGATTAATCGTAATGAAAAAGGAAAGCGTCCGGTGATCGGCTATGTGCCCCAGCAGGTAGCATCCTTTAATAGCGGGTTTCCCAGTACGGTCTTTGAACTGGTACGTTCCGGCTGTTATATGAGACTGGGCTTGTTCAAGCGTTTTGGCGACAAGCAGGAAGCTCTGGTGCGTTCCTCACTGGAAGCGGTAGGCATGTGGGAACTTCGCGACCGCAAGATTGGTGAACTGTCCGGTGGACAGAAGCAGCGCGTATGTATTGCACGTGCGCTGGCACAGGAGCCCGATGTACTGATTCTGGATGAACCGACAACCGGGATGGATCTGGAAAGCCGCAAAGGATTTTACGAATTGATGCGTCACCATGTGAAGCAGCATGGACGTACGGTAGTAATGGTAACCCATGGACTGGAAGAAGCGGAACCGTATCTCGACCGCATGATCCGTCTGGAACGAGAGGAGGGTGGAGGATGGGCATGTTTGACTACGAGTTCATGCAGCGCGCGTTTTGGGCCGGAGGAATGA
- a CDS encoding metal ABC transporter permease: MGMFDYEFMQRAFWAGGMIAVIAPLLGIYLVLRRQILMADTLSHVSLAGVAIGAIMGINPSVGGFVIAVAGALVIERLRQNFRGYGEVSIAVIMTGGLALALVLMSMDSGLNRSFSSYLFGSIVAVSTTQLWIIGTVFLLVLIYWAAMRRPLYNITFDEETAQIGGTHVRWLSQTFSVLTGMTVAAAMPIVGVLLVSALMALPAALALRFARGFTSALIMAVSIGLIGMFGGLTTSYYVNTPPGATVALLLLAFLLIGMGIQRMVYRIRRDKDPGYVVDMDSRRFWQRQSRSSQKSNVKTEVLNKN; this comes from the coding sequence ATGGGCATGTTTGACTACGAGTTCATGCAGCGCGCGTTTTGGGCCGGAGGAATGATTGCTGTCATCGCTCCGCTGCTCGGTATTTATCTGGTTCTGCGCAGGCAGATTCTGATGGCGGATACGCTATCTCATGTATCGCTGGCCGGTGTAGCGATCGGAGCTATTATGGGCATCAATCCTTCGGTTGGAGGATTTGTAATTGCGGTTGCCGGGGCGCTGGTTATAGAGCGGCTGCGGCAGAATTTCCGCGGTTATGGTGAAGTATCCATTGCTGTTATTATGACCGGTGGTCTGGCATTGGCACTGGTGCTGATGAGTATGGATTCCGGACTGAATCGCAGCTTCAGCTCCTATCTGTTTGGCTCGATTGTAGCGGTGAGCACGACCCAGCTATGGATTATCGGTACGGTATTCCTGCTGGTGCTGATTTACTGGGCAGCGATGAGACGGCCGCTCTACAATATTACTTTTGATGAAGAAACCGCGCAGATTGGCGGGACTCATGTACGCTGGTTATCCCAGACGTTCTCGGTGCTGACCGGGATGACGGTAGCAGCAGCGATGCCGATCGTCGGTGTACTGCTCGTATCAGCGCTGATGGCTCTGCCTGCTGCACTGGCGCTTCGCTTTGCCAGAGGATTCACTTCGGCGCTGATCATGGCTGTCAGTATCGGTCTGATCGGCATGTTCGGCGGACTGACGACTTCTTATTATGTCAATACGCCGCCGGGAGCGACAGTAGCATTGCTGCTGCTGGCTTTCCTGCTGATCGGTATGGGGATTCAGCGCATGGTCTATCGTATTCGCCGGGACAAAGATCCCGGTTATGTCGTTGATATGGACAGCCGCCGTTTCTGGCAGCGCCAGAGTCGCAGTTCACAGAAAAGCAATGTCAAAACCGAAGTACTGAACAAAAACTAA
- a CDS encoding metal ABC transporter substrate-binding protein, translated as MKWNKRNWLSLPAVVVLSMSTMLAGCGNSTPAATGTTAGEGSTDKLHIVTSFYPMQEFTSKVAGDLADVQVLIPPGTEPHDWEPTPQDIAKITEADMLVYNGAGLESWMNQVQDAIGTDGPKMVEASKGVQVMDGYHEEEEHEGEEAHAGEEDHAAEEGHDHDHGGMDPHVWLSPKQAQTEVRNIEASLSELAPDHAADFKKNADAYLAELQKLDTDYKTDLSNTKRKDFITQHTAFGYLARDYGLTQVGISGLSPEEEPTAAKMAEVIDFAKKNNVKTIFFETLVSSKVADTIANEVGAQTAVLNPLEGLTSEQATAGENYISVMRENLAALTKALNE; from the coding sequence ATGAAATGGAACAAACGTAATTGGTTGTCACTGCCTGCAGTAGTTGTACTGAGTATGAGCACGATGTTGGCAGGCTGCGGAAATAGCACACCAGCTGCAACAGGTACAACTGCCGGCGAGGGCAGCACAGACAAACTGCATATTGTAACCAGTTTCTATCCAATGCAGGAATTCACCTCCAAGGTTGCCGGCGATCTGGCCGACGTACAGGTACTGATTCCGCCGGGAACCGAACCGCATGACTGGGAGCCTACTCCACAGGATATTGCCAAAATCACCGAAGCCGATATGCTCGTTTACAATGGTGCAGGTCTCGAATCCTGGATGAACCAGGTACAGGATGCTATAGGTACCGATGGACCCAAAATGGTAGAAGCCAGCAAAGGTGTACAGGTTATGGATGGCTACCATGAAGAGGAAGAACATGAGGGTGAAGAAGCTCATGCCGGTGAAGAGGATCATGCTGCAGAAGAAGGCCATGATCACGATCATGGCGGCATGGACCCGCATGTATGGTTATCCCCGAAGCAGGCACAGACTGAAGTGCGCAATATTGAGGCTTCACTGAGTGAACTGGCACCTGATCATGCCGCAGATTTCAAAAAAAATGCAGATGCTTATCTGGCAGAACTGCAAAAGCTGGACACCGATTACAAAACGGATTTGTCCAATACCAAACGCAAAGACTTTATTACCCAGCATACGGCATTTGGCTATCTGGCACGTGATTACGGTCTGACTCAAGTAGGTATTAGCGGACTGTCTCCCGAGGAAGAACCGACAGCTGCCAAAATGGCAGAAGTTATTGATTTTGCCAAAAAAAATAATGTAAAAACAATCTTTTTCGAAACGCTGGTGTCTTCCAAAGTGGCTGATACGATTGCCAATGAAGTAGGTGCACAGACAGCAGTACTGAATCCGCTGGAAGGATTGACCAGCGAGCAGGCAACGGCTGGAGAGAACTATATCTCCGTAATGCGCGAAAACCTGGCTGCTCTTACCAAAGCACTCAACGAGTAA
- a CDS encoding TetR/AcrR family transcriptional regulator, with the protein MIEDRKKTILHAGSQLFAEKGYFATTVQDIAEQCNMSKASIYKLFQSKEDILLQIISTLHEEIVQASSALHFEDNVPPRDQLVQKLIVQLHEFIVRHNFFINLNQNVPMELGSQIRTVMLNFKRTMISWQKEALIQAFGTEIEPIVWDMAVCMQGMLREFVFLSHVDRKTKLDLEALAAFIVDSIETMIHQRMGKTPVVDAELAAHLNLYDPEVGRKYFGESEWRKSVRELTLAVHQRSPEPIRADLLAAVERLDIERRKKVPQAFMIDALIAYLRQREELTEEVSYLQHVYFANWEEEKHG; encoded by the coding sequence ATGATAGAGGACCGGAAGAAAACGATCCTACATGCAGGAAGCCAGTTATTCGCAGAAAAGGGCTATTTTGCAACGACTGTTCAGGATATTGCCGAGCAGTGTAACATGTCCAAGGCTTCCATCTATAAATTATTTCAGTCCAAAGAGGACATACTGCTGCAGATCATAAGCACGCTGCATGAGGAGATCGTACAGGCGAGCAGTGCGCTTCATTTTGAAGATAACGTGCCGCCACGGGATCAGCTTGTGCAAAAGCTGATTGTTCAGTTGCATGAATTTATAGTCAGACATAACTTTTTTATTAACCTGAACCAGAATGTACCGATGGAGCTGGGCAGCCAGATTCGTACGGTTATGCTAAATTTCAAGCGTACGATGATCAGCTGGCAGAAAGAAGCTCTGATACAGGCATTTGGAACCGAAATCGAGCCGATTGTATGGGATATGGCTGTCTGTATGCAGGGGATGCTGAGAGAATTTGTTTTCCTGTCGCATGTGGATCGCAAAACCAAACTGGATCTGGAAGCGCTGGCCGCTTTTATCGTAGACAGTATAGAAACGATGATCCATCAGCGTATGGGCAAAACGCCTGTAGTGGATGCAGAGCTGGCCGCCCATCTGAATCTGTATGATCCCGAAGTCGGACGCAAGTACTTTGGCGAAAGTGAGTGGCGCAAGTCTGTACGGGAGCTGACGCTGGCTGTACACCAACGATCACCGGAACCTATCCGTGCCGATTTGCTGGCTGCAGTAGAGCGGCTGGATATCGAGCGTCGTAAAAAGGTGCCACAGGCATTTATGATCGATGCACTGATCGCCTATCTCCGGCAGCGTGAGGAATTAACTGAAGAGGTCTCCTATCTTCAACATGTCTATTTTGCAAATTGGGAGGAAGAGAAACATGGGTAA
- a CDS encoding MDR family MFS transporter encodes MGNAVAQQPQPKVNIKLIVGIMLAGAFVAILNQTLLVTALPHIMSDLNIDATAAQWLTTIFMLVNGIMIPVTAYLIDKFNTRALFITSIGLFALGTLIAAISPNFGILLVGRVVQAAGAGIIMPLMQTVFLVIFPKESRGAAMGMIGLVISFAPAIGPTLSGWIVDTFSWRDLFYIILPIALIDLVIAIFALKNVGQLRDPKLDIPSVILSTLGFGGLLYGFSTASKGWADPVVIVTIAVGVVSLILFVTRQFKLKQPLLEFRVFQNRLFTISMIITVIVFTAMIGASTLLPLYIQNARHLTAMQSGLIVLPGAILMGIMSPITGRIFDKFGAKRIGIIGLLMLTIGTIPFSFLTDQTPVPFIVIMFALRMFGLSMVMMPVTTAGLNQLPVHLLSHASAMNNTLRQVGGSIGTAVLITIFTNASISATSSGQGADMSLIHGTNMAFLVASALSVLALIMMFFLKEPPRVDVQKKEQSAESSGKHAKPASQS; translated from the coding sequence ATGGGTAATGCTGTAGCACAACAGCCACAACCAAAAGTGAATATCAAGCTCATTGTCGGCATTATGCTGGCCGGTGCGTTTGTGGCGATACTGAACCAGACATTGCTGGTGACTGCGCTGCCGCATATTATGAGTGATTTGAATATTGATGCCACGGCTGCACAATGGCTGACGACGATTTTTATGCTGGTGAACGGGATCATGATTCCTGTTACGGCTTATTTGATTGATAAGTTTAATACAAGAGCTTTATTTATTACTTCGATCGGATTGTTTGCATTGGGTACGCTAATTGCCGCTATATCGCCGAATTTTGGCATATTGCTCGTTGGGCGGGTCGTACAGGCTGCCGGAGCAGGAATTATTATGCCGCTGATGCAGACCGTATTTCTGGTTATTTTCCCCAAAGAAAGCCGCGGGGCAGCGATGGGGATGATCGGTCTGGTTATATCTTTTGCACCGGCGATCGGTCCGACATTATCCGGCTGGATCGTCGATACCTTCTCCTGGCGCGATCTGTTTTATATTATTTTGCCGATTGCCCTGATCGATCTGGTCATCGCTATATTTGCTCTCAAAAATGTAGGGCAGCTGCGTGATCCCAAATTGGATATACCTTCTGTTATCCTGTCGACTCTGGGATTCGGCGGTTTGCTGTATGGATTCAGTACAGCTTCCAAAGGCTGGGCGGATCCGGTAGTCATTGTGACGATCGCTGTCGGCGTAGTCAGTCTGATTCTGTTTGTAACACGCCAGTTCAAGCTGAAGCAGCCGCTATTGGAGTTCCGTGTGTTCCAGAATCGTCTGTTCACCATCTCGATGATTATTACGGTTATTGTATTTACAGCGATGATCGGTGCATCGACACTGCTGCCGTTGTATATTCAAAATGCACGTCATCTGACAGCTATGCAGTCCGGTCTGATCGTTCTGCCCGGTGCTATACTGATGGGGATTATGTCACCGATTACCGGACGTATTTTTGATAAATTCGGTGCAAAGCGGATCGGTATTATCGGTCTGCTGATGCTGACGATTGGCACGATTCCGTTTTCTTTCCTGACAGATCAGACGCCGGTTCCATTTATCGTAATCATGTTCGCATTGCGTATGTTCGGTCTGTCGATGGTCATGATGCCGGTAACGACAGCAGGTCTTAATCAGCTGCCGGTACATCTGCTATCTCATGCGTCGGCGATGAATAATACACTGCGTCAGGTAGGGGGATCGATCGGTACCGCTGTATTGATCACTATTTTCACCAATGCTTCGATCTCGGCGACGTCTTCCGGGCAGGGAGCCGATATGTCGCTGATACACGGTACCAATATGGCTTTTCTGGTCGCTTCGGCGCTGTCGGTACTAGCACTGATTATGATGTTTTTCCTCAAAGAACCTCCACGTGTCGATGTACAGAAAAAAGAACAGTCTGCCGAGTCTTCAGGCAAACATGCCAAACCGGCTTCCCAGTCCTGA
- a CDS encoding NADH-dependent flavin oxidoreductase, translated as MNPKYNALFEPFTLNDGIQLKNRLVLAPMTHSSSNPDETVSDAELEYYASRTTGVGLAITAVAHVTPGGKGFANQFRAVGEEFTPGLTRLAETLKKNGAKAVLQIFHAGRLAPPELVDGDVTAPSAVPSERGDGGQGPTPRELTGQEIEDIIKDFGKATANAIAAGFDGVEIHGANGYLIQQFFSPHSNRREDKWGGDVHQRLAFPLAVVDEVQRVVKEQAKGPFIVGYRFSPEEPETPGITMADTLVLIDALADKNLSYLHTSLMEYTSVPRRGVEDTRSRLVIIQERVGAKVPVIGVGSVKTPDDAAAVLETGAPLVALGRQLIVDPTWVEKVQSGREDEILYTISKNDQKALTLPDPLWNMVINIPGWFPIVEAEESAK; from the coding sequence TTGAATCCAAAATATAACGCTTTGTTTGAACCATTCACACTGAACGATGGTATTCAGCTGAAAAACCGTCTGGTGCTTGCACCGATGACTCACTCTTCTTCCAATCCGGATGAGACTGTATCCGATGCAGAGCTGGAATACTATGCCAGCCGTACAACCGGTGTAGGTCTGGCCATTACTGCTGTTGCACACGTAACTCCGGGTGGTAAAGGATTTGCCAACCAGTTCCGTGCTGTAGGCGAAGAGTTCACTCCAGGACTGACTCGTCTGGCCGAAACACTGAAAAAGAATGGTGCCAAAGCAGTACTGCAGATTTTCCATGCCGGTCGTCTGGCTCCTCCCGAACTGGTAGATGGCGATGTAACTGCTCCAAGTGCTGTACCAAGCGAACGCGGCGACGGTGGTCAAGGTCCTACTCCACGCGAACTGACTGGTCAGGAAATCGAAGATATTATCAAAGATTTTGGTAAAGCAACAGCCAATGCGATTGCAGCAGGCTTTGACGGCGTAGAAATCCATGGTGCCAACGGTTATCTGATTCAGCAATTCTTCTCCCCGCACTCCAATCGTCGTGAAGACAAATGGGGCGGCGATGTGCATCAGCGTCTGGCTTTCCCACTGGCTGTTGTGGATGAAGTGCAACGTGTTGTCAAAGAACAAGCGAAAGGTCCATTCATCGTCGGCTATCGCTTTTCTCCGGAAGAACCGGAAACGCCGGGAATCACTATGGCAGACACTCTGGTGCTGATCGATGCACTGGCTGACAAAAACCTCAGCTATCTGCATACTTCCCTGATGGAATATACATCCGTACCACGTCGCGGTGTTGAAGATACACGCTCCCGTCTGGTTATTATCCAGGAACGTGTTGGTGCCAAAGTTCCGGTCATCGGTGTGGGCTCCGTGAAAACACCTGATGATGCAGCAGCTGTACTGGAGACAGGCGCTCCACTGGTAGCACTGGGTCGTCAGCTGATTGTAGATCCAACATGGGTGGAGAAAGTACAATCCGGTCGCGAAGACGAGATCCTGTACACCATTAGCAAAAATGATCAAAAAGCGCTGACACTGCCGGATCCGCTCTGGAACATGGTTATTAATATTCCTGGCTGGTTCCCGATTGTAGAAGCGGAAGAATCTGCGAAATAA